TCTGTACAATATCTATTAAACTAATTTTAGAATAAATTACATTATGTTGGGAAATTTTACCCAAAATGTACTCGCAAAATCGGTTACAAAAGGAAATATATGAAAAGTTCTGAAATTACATTGAAGAGGAACCATAAAAGTATTTTTCAGTGGTAACAAGCACATACATAAAAAGCACTGAGAGTACATCCCACATAAAAGGAGGTTGCCTATTATGGAAAAAGAAAAACTATTTTGCAAGGGAGGAGGATGTACCGCTAAACTTGGTGCCGGTATTTTAAGTCGTATATTATCGAAGCTGCCGCAGGGACCGGAAGATGAGAATCTTCTTGTCGGTTATGACAGCAAAGATGATGCCGCTGTGTATAAAGTTTCCGATGATATTGCTTTTGTACAAACTCTTGATTTCTTTCCACCGATGGTCGATGACCCTTACACTTTTGGGAAAATTGCTGCTACGAATGCATTAAGTGATATTTACGCAATGGGCGGTGAAGTAAAGACCGCCTTAAATATTGTCTGTTTTCCTGAAAAAATGGATTTGAACATTTTAGGTGAAATTATGCGTGGTGGTGCTGAAAAGGTTATTGAAGCAGGGGGAACACTGGCAGGTGGCCATTCTATCGCTGATTCCGATGTAAAATACGGCTTATCGGTTACTGGTCTTGTGAATCCAAATAAAATCTATACGAATAACGGGGTGAAACCGGGCGATGCACTGATTCTTACGAAGCGTCTTGGTGTCGGCATCATCTGTACAGCTAACCGAGTTGGCGAGGCCTCTTCTGAGGCAATGGAAGCCGTAACAGACTCCATGACAACCTTGAACAAGTACGCCGCAGAGTGTTGCAGGAATTTCGAAATCCATGCCTGCACAGATGTTACTGGTTTTAGTTTTCTAGGTCACCTTCATGAAATGATGGATGGACAGCTTTCCTGCCACATTTATGCCGGACAGGTTCCTGTTTTTGAAGAGGCCTTACGGCACGCTGATGAATTTCTTTTAACCGCCGCCGGACAAAGAAACCGTAACTTTACTGGGCCATTTGTCCAGTTTGAAGATGTTTCATTTGCAATGGAAGAAATTCTTTTTGACCCACAGACATCCGGTGGTCTGCTCATTTCTCTTGCAAAAGAAGACGCGCCTGCTCTTCTTGACAAGTTAAAAGATGCCGGATTACCAGCAGAAATTGTTGGAGAAGTTTTGGAAAAAACAGAACCAGAAATTTTAGTCACAAATTAATTCAAGAATGCCCCGGCATTCTTGCTGCGAGATGCGCGTCATGCAATGCATGACATACTTCTTCTGCGCATCTCTGCAATCCTGCCGGAGGCTATATCAGATGGGGGGATTGACTCCCCCACTGATACTGATTTATTGCTCGCCACCTACAAAGGTGGGAGTCATCTTACATCTGATATACAAAATGGAGGAACAATCATGATTAAAGTAAATGCAATGGGCGATGCCTGCCCAATCCCAGTAGTAAAAACTAAGAATGCCATCCGCGAATTACAGGGTGGAGGGACAGTGGAGACACTTGTTGATAATGAAATTGCCGTACAGAATCTTACAAAGATGGCAAACCAGAAAGGATACGATGTACATTCTGAAAAAGTTGCTGATAATGAATTTAAAGTTACAATGACTATAAATGCAGAAGCTGCACAAATTGCCGCGAATAGTGCTGTGGCAACAATAGAAGAAGAGAACTGTCCGATTACTCCGTTAAATAAAAAAAATACGGTCGTAGTTATCCGCTCAAATCAGATGGGAAACGGCGAAGAGGAACTTGGAAAAGCTTTATTAAAGGGATTTATCTATGCCTTAAGCCAGCAAGATACTCTTCCTTCTACTATCCTTTTCTATAATAGCGGTGCATATATCACTTGCGAAGAATCTGCCTCTATTGAAGATTTAAAATCTTTAGAAGCCCAGGGTGTTGAAATCCTCACCTGCGGAACCTGTTTAAACTTCTATGGACTTACTGATAAGCTTCAGGTCGGTGAGATAACAAACATGTATGTGATCGCTGAAAAAATGACACAAGCCGACTTAATCGTGCAGCCTTAAATAAAGGAGTTTTACCTATGCTTAGAAAGAAAAAGCCTGCATTCATCATCGCATTTGACGCAACTACACAGGCAATGGCAACCGATAAACTCTGTGCAAAAAATGGTCTTCCCGGACGATTAATTCCTGTTCCACGCGAAATTACCGCCGGCTGTGGCTTTGCCTGGAAAGCCGCTCCAGAAGATGAAACTATTTTAATAGAGGCACTCACAAAAGAAGGAATCGAGTGGGCTTCTACACATATTTTAGAAATTTAATTTATTAGCATTTAAAAGAAAAAATATTCAGGATACTTATTATGAACAAATATTTTATTGGAATTGATATCGGCTCCACCTGTGCGAAAACAGTTGTCATGAATCATGAAAAAGAAATTCTCCACCGTTTTTTACAGCCAACTGGCTGGAGTAGTGTAGATACTGCAAAGCAAATACAGGAAACGCTCATGGAAAAGGGAATTCTTCCAGAAAAATCCGTTGTTGTCGCAACCGGATATGGACGTGTATCCGTCCCTTATGCTGCAAAATGCGTCACAGAAATTACCTGCCATGCAAAAGGAGCCTGCTATATTCATAAAAATGAAAATATGCTCCTCATTGACATCGGGGGACAGGATACGAAAATTATTCGCATTGAAAACGGTATGGTCACCGACTTCCTCATGAACGATAAATGTTCCGCCGGAACAGGCCGATTCCTTGAAGTCATGGCAAATACATTATCTCTAACCCCACAAGATCTGTGTGAGCTTGCTGCAAAAGGCAACGGAACTTCTATCAGCTCCATGTGTACTGTGTTCGCTGAATCTGAGGTAATCAGTTTGATCGGACGTGGAGAATCAAGAGAAAACATTGCCTTTGCCGTTATCGACTCTATCGTACAAAAAGTTGTATCACAGGCAACAAGACTTACAAACGGACAGGAAGAATGCATTTGTCTTACCGGTGGATTATGCGATTACTCTTATCTTAAAAAATCGCTCGGAGAATCTTTAAAAACAGATGTATTAACCGATACTGACGGACGCTATGCCGGAGCAATTGGTGCAGCGATTGCTGCTATTACTATTTAATTCATTAGGGAACAGACGAAAATAAAAAGAATAGACCATAGTAAATGTAAAGATATCACTGCGTAGAAAATGCCTGTTCGGCATTTTTACTTGCTCTCACATTACATTTACTATGGTCTATTCTTTTTATTTTCTGTATTTTGGCTCCACGTGAATGAATTCAATAGTTTTTGGGAGGGATTAAGGGGGAGAGGTCAGAAGGTCGTGGCTTATTCTGATATTGTCTCCGCGATGCTGTCAATGATGATAAAATAATACCGCAAGCTCTATCACTATACATGATAAATTTATCATTATATTGTCGCGATATATCGTTTGTCTCAACGTATGTCGTGCGTACATGATGCACATCTCGTAGCAAGAATACCGAGGTATTCTTGAATTAGAGTATACAATGAATCTAAAGGGGACTCCTCCAATTTT
This Anaerobutyricum hallii DNA region includes the following protein-coding sequences:
- a CDS encoding acyl-CoA dehydratase activase is translated as MNKYFIGIDIGSTCAKTVVMNHEKEILHRFLQPTGWSSVDTAKQIQETLMEKGILPEKSVVVATGYGRVSVPYAAKCVTEITCHAKGACYIHKNENMLLIDIGGQDTKIIRIENGMVTDFLMNDKCSAGTGRFLEVMANTLSLTPQDLCELAAKGNGTSISSMCTVFAESEVISLIGRGESRENIAFAVIDSIVQKVVSQATRLTNGQEECICLTGGLCDYSYLKKSLGESLKTDVLTDTDGRYAGAIGAAIAAITI
- a CDS encoding DUF3343 domain-containing protein, coding for MLRKKKPAFIIAFDATTQAMATDKLCAKNGLPGRLIPVPREITAGCGFAWKAAPEDETILIEALTKEGIEWASTHILEI
- the selD gene encoding selenide, water dikinase SelD; the encoded protein is MEKEKLFCKGGGCTAKLGAGILSRILSKLPQGPEDENLLVGYDSKDDAAVYKVSDDIAFVQTLDFFPPMVDDPYTFGKIAATNALSDIYAMGGEVKTALNIVCFPEKMDLNILGEIMRGGAEKVIEAGGTLAGGHSIADSDVKYGLSVTGLVNPNKIYTNNGVKPGDALILTKRLGVGIICTANRVGEASSEAMEAVTDSMTTLNKYAAECCRNFEIHACTDVTGFSFLGHLHEMMDGQLSCHIYAGQVPVFEEALRHADEFLLTAAGQRNRNFTGPFVQFEDVSFAMEEILFDPQTSGGLLISLAKEDAPALLDKLKDAGLPAEIVGEVLEKTEPEILVTN
- the yedF gene encoding sulfurtransferase-like selenium metabolism protein YedF, producing MIKVNAMGDACPIPVVKTKNAIRELQGGGTVETLVDNEIAVQNLTKMANQKGYDVHSEKVADNEFKVTMTINAEAAQIAANSAVATIEEENCPITPLNKKNTVVVIRSNQMGNGEEELGKALLKGFIYALSQQDTLPSTILFYNSGAYITCEESASIEDLKSLEAQGVEILTCGTCLNFYGLTDKLQVGEITNMYVIAEKMTQADLIVQP